Below is a window of bacterium DNA.
CTGCTCGTTGTCGGCGCCCAGTTGCTGGATCGCGTGTCCGGCACCTACCAGAACGAGGGCGGCGCCTACGTCTTCCGCCGCAATGCATCCAACGTCTGGAACCAGGCGGGCAAGCTGTTCCGCGTCGGCGCGCAGGACAACGAGCGCGCGGGCAGCTCGGTGGCCATCGAAGGCACGCGCATTATCGTCGGCGCTACCAGCGTGGACGGCGCGGGACTGGCACGCGGCGCGGCATACGTGTTCGAGAACCCGACGCAGGCGAACAACGGCTGGTCGCAGGTGGCCGAGTTGACGGCGAGCGACGCCGCCGATTCCGACAGCTTCGGCACAGCTGTATCCCTCCTGGGTGGCAGCGTCTGGGTCGGAGCCCAGGGCCACAACGCATCGGCGGGACAGATGTACCGCTACGATGTCGATCAGGGCGGCATCGCCGCCTGGGGCGAGACCGAGGTCTACGCACACAGTGCGCCGGCCACCAACCAGTGGCTTGGCTCTTCCATTGCCGCGACCACCGAGCATGTTGCCGTCGGTGCTTTCGGCATCGGTGGCAAGGGTGCGGTGCTGGTCTATCCCGCTCCGGGCGGCGGCGCCAGCGCGGTTGGTGGCCACGTGCCCGGAGCCGCGGGCCCTGTATCG
It encodes the following:
- a CDS encoding FG-GAP repeat protein, whose protein sequence is MTELVDDIFDTNANFGYDVALDGDLLVVGAQLLDRVSGTYQNEGGAYVFRRNASNVWNQAGKLFRVGAQDNERAGSSVAIEGTRIIVGATSVDGAGLARGAAYVFENPTQANNGWSQVAELTASDAADSDSFGTAVSLLGGSVWVGAQGHNASAGQMYRYDVDQGGIAAWGETEVYAHSAPATNQWLGSSIAATTEHVAVGAFGIGGKGAVLVYPAPGGGASAVGGHVPGAAGPVSAHPNPFNPATTLAFSLESRSEVEVLIHDLRGALVASLFRGTLDAGAHALTWRADAMPSGLYLATVRTGMTMRTTQITLMK